The stretch of DNA CGCGCACGACACGAGTGAAACTTCGCACACAAAAGAGAGTGCAACGGACGCTGCGAGCACAAGATGACGAACATAGGACTCTATCTTTCCCTTTCTGTATGCTAATACTCTCATTCAGCAGCAGCCTCCTTCGCACTCGCCTTGGCCAGGTTGTGGCTcttcgccgcagcctccacATAAAACGTGAATTTATCTCTGCGTCGGAAGTGGGTTTTGTCGACGGGCTCTATCTCCTCCGGGTCGTACGTGAACTCCGCTTTGGTCACGCTCGTCGTGTTCATGGACCTTGCGTCGTACGCGGGATTACAGGTGCGCCACATGTTGGCACCGATTTGGTTCGTCATCCTGTTGTCCCGCTCCCACTGCGACAGCGTGGAGGGATCCACGGTTTCCCTTCCCCCGACccactcctcctccccctcttgggtggcgtccgcggcggcagcctccgccgccgccttcgcctcggcctcTTCACGCTCGAGATCTGCCAGTTCCTTGGCATAGTCCTGCCTCATCCCCACTGCTGCCCATCTGCGGTCGGGTGGAAAGGGGTGGTCAGGGAAGGTCGGATTGTTGCCCGAAATGGCAATTTCGCTCgtgtcgcgctcgcgatggcTACCGGGTTCTCCCGGTCAGGGGCACTTACTTGTCCTCCTTGTTGAACAATTCGGTCTTTTGCTGGTTAACGGCGCTGTCGAACCATGCTGCGCGTGCAACGTCCATGGCAACCGGGTCTCAACGCGCAACGCGgggtcgacgctcgcgaaAGAATGATCCTGCCCAGCGGCCAGCCCTCCTGTCTGTGGCCAGTGGGCCGTGAAATTTGAAGACACCACCTGGAATCTCCATACCGAGAGCGCACGGAGCGGCCGATGACGACTCCCACTATCGCGCCCGTGGCGCTGTCTTTCGGCAGCACAGGTGGTGTCAGTAGCGTCGGTGCGCCCCCCGCGAAGACTACCGGGGGCATCGCCGGCAGGGACGGGCGGGCACCCCTCGACGAGACCACGATGGTC from Micromonas commoda chromosome 3, complete sequence encodes:
- a CDS encoding flagellar associated protein, coding for MDVARAAWFDSAVNQQKTELFNKEDKWAAVGMRQDYAKELADLEREEAEAKAAAEAAAADATQEGEEEWVGGRETVDPSTLSQWERDNRMTNQIGANMWRTCNPAYDARSMNTTSVTKAEFTYDPEEIEPVDKTHFRRRDKFTFYVEAAAKSHNLAKASAKEAAAE